One window from the genome of Bradyrhizobium xenonodulans encodes:
- the groL gene encoding chaperonin GroEL (60 kDa chaperone family; promotes refolding of misfolded polypeptides especially under stressful conditions; forms two stacked rings of heptamers to form a barrel-shaped 14mer; ends can be capped by GroES; misfolded proteins enter the barrel where they are refolded when GroES binds): MAAKEVKFSVEARDKMLRGVDVLANAVKVTLGPKGRNVVLDKSFGAPRITKDGVTVAKEIELEDKFENMGAQMVREVASKSADAAGDGTTTATVLAQAIVKEGAKSVAAGMNPMDLKRGIDLAVEAVVADLQKNSKKVTSNDEIAQVGTISANGDAEIGKFLADAMKKVGNEGVITVEEAKSLETELDVVEGMQFDRGYISPYFVTNADKMRVEMDDAYILINEKKLSSLNELLPLLEAVVQTGKPLVIVAEDVEGEALATLVVNRLRGGLKVAAVKAPGFGDRRKAMLQDIAILTGGQAISEDLGIKLENVTLNMLGRAKKVMIDKENTTIVNGAGKKADIEARVAQIKAQIEETTSDYDREKLQERLAKLAGGVAVIRVGGATEVEVKERKDRVDDAMHATRAAVEEGIVPGGGVALLRASEQLKGLRTKNDDQKTGVEIVRKALSAPARQIAINAGEDGSVIVGKILENKTYAYGFDSQTGDYADLVKKGIIDPTKVVRTAIQNAASVAALLITTEAMVAELPKKGGAGPAMPPGGGMGGMDF, encoded by the coding sequence ATGGCAGCCAAAGAAGTCAAATTCTCGGTTGAAGCGCGCGACAAGATGCTGCGCGGCGTCGACGTTCTCGCCAACGCGGTGAAGGTCACGCTCGGTCCGAAGGGCCGCAACGTCGTCCTCGACAAGTCGTTCGGCGCTCCCCGCATCACCAAGGACGGCGTCACCGTCGCCAAGGAGATCGAGCTCGAGGACAAGTTCGAGAACATGGGCGCCCAGATGGTGCGCGAAGTCGCCTCCAAGTCCGCTGACGCCGCCGGCGACGGCACCACCACCGCCACCGTGCTCGCTCAGGCGATCGTGAAGGAAGGCGCCAAGTCGGTTGCCGCCGGCATGAACCCGATGGACCTCAAGCGCGGTATCGACCTCGCGGTCGAAGCCGTCGTTGCGGACCTCCAGAAGAACTCCAAGAAGGTCACCTCGAACGACGAGATCGCCCAGGTCGGCACCATCTCGGCCAACGGCGACGCGGAGATCGGCAAGTTCCTCGCCGACGCCATGAAGAAGGTCGGCAACGAGGGCGTCATCACCGTCGAGGAAGCCAAGTCGCTCGAGACCGAGCTCGACGTCGTCGAGGGCATGCAGTTCGACCGCGGCTACATCTCGCCCTACTTCGTCACCAACGCCGACAAGATGCGCGTTGAGATGGACGACGCCTACATCCTCATCAACGAGAAGAAGCTCTCCTCGCTGAACGAGCTGCTCCCGCTGCTCGAGGCCGTGGTGCAGACCGGCAAGCCGCTGGTCATCGTCGCCGAGGACGTCGAAGGCGAGGCCCTCGCCACCCTGGTCGTGAACCGTCTGCGCGGCGGCCTGAAGGTCGCGGCCGTCAAGGCTCCGGGCTTCGGCGATCGCCGCAAGGCCATGCTGCAGGACATCGCGATCCTGACCGGCGGCCAGGCGATCTCGGAAGATCTCGGCATCAAGCTCGAGAACGTCACGCTCAACATGCTCGGTCGCGCCAAGAAGGTGATGATCGACAAGGAGAACACCACGATCGTCAACGGCGCCGGCAAGAAGGCCGACATCGAGGCGCGCGTGGCCCAGATCAAGGCGCAGATCGAGGAAACCACCTCGGACTATGACCGCGAGAAGCTCCAGGAGCGTCTGGCCAAGCTCGCCGGCGGCGTCGCGGTGATCCGCGTCGGCGGCGCGACCGAGGTCGAGGTGAAGGAGCGCAAGGATCGCGTTGATGACGCGATGCATGCGACCCGCGCAGCTGTCGAGGAAGGCATTGTCCCGGGCGGCGGCGTCGCCCTGCTCCGTGCCTCCGAGCAGCTCAAGGGCCTGCGCACCAAGAACGACGACCAGAAGACCGGCGTCGAGATCGTGCGCAAGGCGCTGTCGGCTCCCGCTCGCCAGATCGCGATCAACGCCGGTGAAGACGGCTCGGTGATCGTCGGCAAGATCCTGGAGAACAAGACCTACGCCTACGGCTTCGACAGCCAGACCGGCGACTATGCCGACCTCGTCAAGAAGGGCATCATCGACCCGACCAAGGTGGTCCGTACCGCGATCCAGAACGCAGCCTCGGTTGCAGCTCTGCTGATCACCACGGAAGCCATGGTCGCCGAGCTGCCCAAGAAGGGCGGCGCAGGTCCCGCGATGCCCCCGGGCGGCGGCATGGGCGGCATGGACTTCTGA
- the lepB gene encoding signal peptidase I: MTTLSQTIRPSTARPREWKAIVVLILLIPVLWSPPFLFRFFLYQPFNIPSGSMAPTLMVGDYVFAAKYAYGYGRYSFPFAPSWISGRVLAAEPERGDIVVFRTPKDNSVDYVKRVIGLPGDRIQMRQGQLFLNDRAVTRVALKETLAGTACGGDLKVRSWRETLPSGVSYETYDCVDNSFLDNTGVFTVPPGHFFVLGDNRDNSSDSRMMSAMGFIPMDNLVGKVTRIFWSLDEDGEPHMERLGKVW; the protein is encoded by the coding sequence ATGACCACTCTTTCGCAAACCATCCGGCCGTCGACGGCGCGCCCCCGGGAATGGAAGGCGATCGTCGTCCTGATCCTCTTGATCCCGGTGCTATGGTCGCCGCCGTTCCTGTTTCGCTTCTTCCTGTACCAGCCGTTCAACATCCCCTCGGGTTCGATGGCACCGACGCTGATGGTCGGCGACTACGTCTTCGCCGCGAAATATGCCTATGGCTATGGCCGCTATTCCTTCCCCTTCGCGCCGTCCTGGATCTCGGGCCGCGTCTTGGCCGCCGAGCCCGAGCGGGGCGACATCGTCGTGTTCCGGACGCCGAAGGACAATTCGGTCGACTACGTCAAGCGCGTGATCGGGTTGCCCGGCGACCGCATCCAGATGCGGCAGGGCCAGCTCTTCCTCAACGACCGTGCGGTGACGCGCGTCGCCTTGAAAGAGACGCTCGCCGGCACCGCCTGTGGAGGCGACCTCAAGGTCAGGAGCTGGCGCGAGACGCTGCCGAGCGGCGTGTCCTACGAGACCTACGATTGCGTCGACAACAGTTTTCTGGACAACACCGGCGTCTTCACGGTGCCTCCTGGCCATTTCTTCGTGCTCGGCGACAACCGCGACAATTCCTCCGATAGCCGCATGATGTCGGCGATGGGATTCATCCCGATGGACAATCTGGTCGGCAAGGTGACGCGAATCTTCTGGTCGCTCGACGAAGACGGCGAGCCGCACATGGAGCGGCTGGGGAAGGTGTGGTGA
- a CDS encoding slipin family protein, which translates to MTSNKTWHLLTTTITVKDGERALLTRNGQLERVLAPGRHRLFDLRNELTAVVYNVVGTEFPADRYAVLKAARPDLAAELFEAVETRADEIAIVSLDGRPVHLMTPWQVRVYWKVATRIEVERIDVSSDVRVDARHLTMIERNRSAVTSETVVENHEAGLLYVEGRLVERLAPGRHAFWTVGRKIEVKRLDLRPQAVEITAQEMLTRDRIALRVTLTAFRKVVDPERTVATVPDVDAWLYRLVQFAIREAVASRTLDEVLSAKAALDAELRDYVRARVAESGAEVTELGVKDVILPGEIRELVNKVVEAERVAKANLIRRQEETAATRSLLNTARLMEENPLLLRLKELESLERLVEKVGRIDLHAGNGEGLDALLTRLVRLKAPEST; encoded by the coding sequence ATGACTTCGAACAAGACCTGGCATTTGCTGACGACCACGATCACCGTGAAGGACGGTGAGCGCGCGCTACTCACGCGAAACGGCCAGCTCGAGCGTGTGCTCGCGCCTGGGCGGCATCGCCTGTTCGATCTGCGCAACGAGTTGACGGCCGTCGTGTACAACGTCGTGGGGACCGAATTCCCTGCGGATCGGTACGCGGTGCTGAAGGCCGCGCGGCCTGATCTCGCAGCCGAGCTGTTCGAGGCGGTCGAGACCAGGGCGGACGAGATCGCCATCGTCAGCCTCGACGGCCGGCCCGTGCATCTGATGACGCCCTGGCAGGTGCGCGTGTACTGGAAGGTCGCGACCCGCATCGAAGTCGAGCGCATCGATGTGTCCAGCGATGTCAGGGTCGACGCGCGGCACCTGACCATGATCGAGCGCAACCGCTCGGCCGTGACGTCGGAGACCGTGGTCGAGAACCACGAGGCGGGCCTGCTCTATGTCGAGGGCCGGCTCGTGGAGCGGCTCGCGCCCGGCCGGCACGCCTTCTGGACCGTCGGCCGCAAGATCGAGGTGAAGCGCCTCGACCTGCGGCCCCAGGCAGTCGAGATCACCGCGCAGGAGATGCTGACCAGGGATCGCATCGCGCTGCGGGTGACGCTGACGGCGTTCCGCAAGGTGGTCGATCCCGAGCGGACGGTTGCGACCGTGCCCGACGTGGATGCGTGGCTGTACCGCCTGGTGCAGTTCGCGATCCGCGAGGCGGTCGCGAGCCGGACGCTGGACGAGGTGCTGTCTGCGAAGGCGGCGCTGGATGCGGAGCTGCGCGACTATGTGCGGGCACGCGTCGCAGAGTCCGGCGCGGAGGTGACCGAGCTCGGCGTCAAGGACGTGATCCTGCCCGGCGAGATCCGGGAGCTGGTGAACAAGGTGGTGGAGGCGGAGCGGGTCGCCAAGGCGAACCTGATCCGCCGGCAGGAAGAGACCGCGGCAACGCGTTCGCTCCTGAACACCGCCCGCCTGATGGAGGAGAACCCCCTGCTGCTGCGGCTCAAGGAGCTGGAGTCGCTGGAGCGGCTGGTCGAGAAGGTCGGCCGCATCGATCTCCATGCCGGCAACGGCGAGGGCCTCGATGCCCTCCTGACCCGGCTCGTGCGCCTGAAGGCGCCCGAGAGCACGTGA
- a CDS encoding LysR family transcriptional regulator, which produces MNWDDLRIIAAVRDEGTYAGASGRLRIDETTVGRRLSRIERALGVRLFEAADGVRKPTRSCEAVLAHIEAMAAHAAEIGRVGESLAGPVGRLRIASTNTIAEEVLSPRASDFLRANPGLTLQFLTSSENVKFSRWEADLAIRLRKPDKGDFAISRLGDVKLYYFEPVTTEGEPMLCAYPDELGAIPEMQFLRTKQARTRCVTDNVRVIRNLIRMHQAAGVLPEHVCADLLGDRRLRATLLPKRRDVWLLVQNHLKRDPATRVTIDWVRACFQETSRN; this is translated from the coding sequence ATGAACTGGGACGATCTGCGCATCATCGCTGCCGTCAGGGACGAGGGCACCTACGCGGGCGCCAGCGGACGGCTGCGCATCGACGAGACCACGGTCGGGCGTAGGCTGTCGCGCATCGAGCGCGCGCTCGGTGTGCGCCTGTTCGAGGCAGCCGACGGCGTCCGCAAGCCGACGCGGAGTTGCGAGGCGGTGCTGGCGCATATCGAGGCGATGGCCGCACATGCCGCCGAGATCGGTCGCGTCGGTGAGAGCCTGGCAGGTCCGGTGGGACGCCTGCGCATCGCTTCCACCAACACGATCGCCGAGGAGGTGCTGTCGCCGCGCGCGAGCGATTTCCTGCGGGCCAATCCCGGCCTGACGTTGCAATTCCTCACCTCGAGCGAGAACGTGAAGTTCTCGCGCTGGGAGGCCGATCTCGCCATCCGGCTGCGCAAGCCCGACAAGGGCGACTTCGCGATATCGAGGCTCGGCGACGTCAAGCTCTATTATTTCGAGCCTGTGACGACCGAGGGCGAGCCGATGCTGTGCGCCTATCCGGACGAGCTCGGTGCCATTCCCGAGATGCAATTCCTGCGCACGAAGCAAGCCCGCACGCGCTGCGTCACCGACAACGTTCGCGTCATTCGTAACCTGATCCGCATGCATCAGGCCGCCGGCGTGTTGCCGGAGCATGTCTGCGCGGACTTGCTCGGCGATCGCCGCCTGCGCGCGACGCTGCTGCCGAAGCGCCGCGACGTCTGGCTGCTGGTGCAGAACCACCTCAAGCGCGATCCCGCGACGAGGGTGACGATCGACTGGGTGAGGGCATGTTTTCAGGAAACGTCTCGCAACTGA
- a CDS encoding cysteine hydrolase family protein yields the protein MTTAKTLLQLAGADLNPPRLGDAALVLIDIQNEYLAGPLALPDARPAIARAAALLARARESGAAIIHIAHRGKQGSLFDRGADRGAIVAELSPRAGELVIEKELPNAFAGTDLQTRLAATETKNIVLAGFMTHMCVSSTARAALDLGFRTTIDADACATRDLPDGRGGTLDARTIHEVALAELSDRFAIIARGDALK from the coding sequence ATGACGACCGCAAAGACCTTGCTGCAGCTTGCCGGTGCCGATCTCAACCCGCCACGTCTCGGCGACGCCGCGCTGGTGCTGATCGACATCCAGAACGAATATCTCGCAGGCCCTCTCGCCTTGCCCGACGCCCGGCCCGCGATCGCGCGGGCGGCCGCGCTGCTGGCGCGGGCACGCGAGAGCGGAGCCGCGATCATCCATATCGCCCATCGCGGCAAGCAAGGCAGCCTGTTCGATCGCGGCGCCGACCGCGGCGCCATCGTCGCCGAGCTAAGCCCCCGCGCCGGCGAGCTCGTGATCGAGAAGGAGCTGCCGAATGCGTTTGCCGGCACTGATTTGCAGACGCGCCTTGCCGCAACCGAGACGAAGAACATCGTGCTGGCCGGCTTCATGACGCATATGTGCGTCTCCTCCACCGCCCGTGCCGCACTCGACCTCGGCTTTCGCACGACGATCGACGCCGACGCCTGCGCCACGCGCGACCTGCCGGATGGCCGCGGCGGCACGCTGGACGCACGGACCATCCACGAGGTTGCACTCGCCGAGCTATCCGACCGCTTCGCGATCATCGCGCGCGGCGATGCGCTGAAATAA
- a CDS encoding glutathione S-transferase family protein codes for MLQLYFSPMACSLASRIALMEAGIEARYHQVHLWTKQVADDSSDFRDVSPNGAVPVLVLENGERLTESAAILQYIADAKPEAGLAPRFGDPDRYRLQEWLSFTGAEIHKAFLFPTFWYKDDGSLAKPRARIAQTLSVPSAHLADREFLVGDRFTVTDAHLTWALLLLRPAGVDIRQWPSLSAYLERMQARPAVREAIATEMALRKTLAA; via the coding sequence ATGCTGCAACTCTATTTCTCGCCGATGGCCTGCTCGCTTGCGAGCCGCATCGCGCTGATGGAAGCCGGTATCGAAGCTCGCTATCATCAGGTGCATCTCTGGACCAAGCAGGTCGCGGACGACAGCAGCGATTTCCGCGACGTGTCGCCGAACGGCGCGGTGCCGGTCCTGGTGCTGGAGAACGGCGAACGACTGACCGAAAGCGCGGCGATATTGCAATACATCGCCGATGCGAAGCCGGAGGCAGGCCTTGCGCCGCGGTTCGGCGATCCCGACCGCTACCGTCTCCAGGAATGGCTGAGCTTCACCGGTGCCGAGATCCACAAGGCGTTCCTGTTCCCGACCTTCTGGTACAAGGATGACGGCTCGCTCGCCAAGCCGCGCGCAAGGATCGCACAGACGTTGTCGGTGCCATCGGCGCATCTTGCGGACCGTGAATTCCTCGTCGGTGACCGCTTCACCGTCACCGATGCGCACCTCACCTGGGCCTTGTTGCTGCTCCGTCCGGCGGGCGTCGACATCAGGCAATGGCCGTCATTGTCGGCCTATCTCGAGCGCATGCAGGCGCGCCCCGCAGTGCGGGAGGCGATTGCGACCGAGATGGCGCTGCGCAAAACCCTGGCGGCGTGA
- a CDS encoding caspase family protein, giving the protein MRALSRFYVPGICLPLLACWLGLGPASADTRVALVIGNGAYVSTAQLPNPSHDAEDVAASLRRSGFEVIQGIDLRQADMQDLTIRFARAASKADVAMFYYSGHAMQYNGVNYLMPVDAALADEADLKRFVRVDDIVNDLQQAKNLRILVLDSCRDNPLADMLKRSATRAASVGRGLSKVEAPRGTIVSFSTQSGQTAADGTGRNSPYTTAFLKHIEEPQEIGDVFRDISSDVYDSSGKSQLPELSLSIIGKFYLNGPVSVTVAPAAPQAAPRADPCAAAEAHWKAADGIGTLAAFEDHLARFPNCIFATLAKARVEGLKQKVALAPANNAKAGGSKDFDGNWDVTLNCQATGKAQGFTRPLVATVTNGVFHAEAQGPGNNLNRLEIDGQIPADGKTTLSARGTTGASAYTLNNLAPGSPYAFTVDAQFDRTRGSGKRNEARACNLVFVKR; this is encoded by the coding sequence ATGCGCGCTCTTTCCAGATTTTATGTGCCCGGAATCTGCCTGCCTCTCCTCGCCTGCTGGCTTGGCCTTGGTCCCGCATCGGCGGACACGCGCGTCGCGCTGGTGATCGGCAACGGCGCCTATGTCTCGACGGCGCAGCTTCCCAACCCGTCGCACGATGCCGAGGACGTCGCGGCCTCGCTCAGGCGCAGCGGCTTCGAGGTGATCCAGGGCATCGATCTGCGTCAGGCCGACATGCAGGACCTGACCATCCGCTTCGCCCGCGCCGCAAGCAAGGCCGATGTCGCCATGTTCTATTACAGCGGCCATGCGATGCAGTACAACGGCGTCAACTATCTGATGCCTGTCGATGCCGCGCTCGCCGATGAAGCCGACCTGAAACGCTTCGTGCGGGTCGACGACATCGTGAACGACCTGCAGCAGGCCAAGAATTTGCGCATCCTCGTGCTCGATTCCTGCCGCGACAATCCGCTGGCGGACATGCTCAAGCGCTCCGCGACGCGCGCCGCCTCGGTCGGGCGCGGCTTGTCGAAGGTCGAGGCGCCGCGCGGCACGATCGTGTCGTTCTCGACGCAATCAGGGCAGACCGCGGCCGACGGCACCGGCCGCAACAGCCCCTATACGACCGCGTTCCTGAAGCACATCGAGGAGCCGCAGGAAATCGGCGACGTCTTTCGCGACATCAGCAGCGACGTCTATGATTCCAGCGGCAAGTCCCAGCTGCCGGAGCTTTCACTGTCGATCATCGGCAAGTTTTATCTGAACGGTCCGGTGTCGGTCACGGTCGCCCCCGCAGCGCCGCAAGCCGCGCCCCGGGCCGACCCCTGCGCAGCCGCGGAAGCGCACTGGAAGGCCGCCGACGGCATCGGCACGCTGGCTGCTTTCGAGGATCATCTCGCGCGATTTCCAAATTGCATCTTCGCCACGCTCGCCAAGGCACGCGTTGAAGGCCTGAAGCAGAAGGTGGCGCTGGCGCCAGCCAACAATGCCAAAGCCGGCGGCAGCAAGGATTTTGACGGCAACTGGGACGTGACCTTGAACTGCCAGGCCACCGGCAAGGCGCAGGGCTTTACCCGGCCCCTGGTCGCCACCGTGACCAACGGCGTGTTTCACGCCGAGGCGCAGGGCCCGGGCAACAACCTCAACCGGCTGGAGATCGATGGTCAGATCCCGGCGGACGGCAAGACCACGCTGAGCGCACGCGGCACGACGGGCGCAAGCGCCTACACGCTCAACAACCTTGCCCCCGGCTCGCCTTACGCCTTTACGGTCGATGCGCAGTTCGATCGCACCCGCGGCAGCGGCAAGCGCAACGAGGCCCGTGCCTGCAATCTGGTTTTCGTCAAACGCTGA
- a CDS encoding DUF2778 domain-containing protein produces MTTTNWLGAAAIGCAVMGAGWTVYTNVLGASVYPTVGSIGYDEPVIKRAPKVALREAGEAIKETFALLPDRLQVAAPISREMFNERFAAAATQGVASNAASAAPATQVAVAKDAPKPTVIAKVAEVLKPAAAKVSEKIADAAKGKRGADAQVQLASADPAEIVPAPEAKPKSFADRAKAAVMSITGPRQSMVEKLWGKREPSGGLLAYASADASVIAPKEQNPMLGGAPPYERDTAVYDITAKTVYLPDGTRLEAHSGLGSNLDDPRSQRTRMRGVTPPHIYTLKPREALFHGVPALRLTPVGGESAIYGRDGLLAHTFMLGPNGDSNGCVSFKDYYAFLDAYRNKGIRKLAVLARVE; encoded by the coding sequence ATGACCACGACCAATTGGCTTGGCGCCGCGGCAATCGGCTGCGCCGTGATGGGCGCCGGCTGGACCGTTTACACCAACGTCCTCGGCGCGAGCGTCTATCCGACCGTCGGCAGCATTGGCTACGACGAGCCCGTGATCAAGCGCGCGCCCAAGGTGGCGCTGCGCGAGGCCGGTGAGGCCATCAAGGAAACCTTTGCACTGCTGCCGGACCGGCTCCAGGTCGCAGCGCCCATCTCGCGCGAGATGTTCAACGAGCGCTTTGCCGCGGCTGCAACGCAGGGCGTTGCCTCGAATGCGGCGAGCGCCGCGCCCGCAACTCAGGTTGCTGTCGCCAAGGACGCGCCGAAGCCGACCGTGATCGCGAAGGTTGCGGAAGTGCTGAAGCCGGCCGCGGCCAAGGTCTCCGAGAAGATCGCCGACGCAGCCAAGGGCAAGCGCGGCGCCGATGCTCAGGTGCAGCTGGCCTCGGCCGATCCGGCCGAGATCGTGCCGGCGCCTGAGGCGAAGCCAAAATCGTTTGCCGATCGCGCCAAGGCCGCGGTGATGTCGATCACCGGCCCGCGCCAGTCGATGGTGGAAAAGCTCTGGGGCAAGCGTGAGCCGTCCGGCGGGCTGCTCGCTTACGCCTCCGCCGATGCCAGTGTGATCGCGCCGAAGGAGCAGAACCCGATGCTCGGTGGCGCGCCGCCCTATGAGCGCGACACCGCGGTCTACGACATCACCGCCAAGACGGTTTACCTGCCCGACGGCACCAGGCTCGAGGCGCATTCCGGCCTCGGCTCCAATCTCGACGATCCGCGCTCGCAACGCACCCGCATGCGCGGCGTGACGCCGCCGCACATCTACACGCTGAAGCCGCGCGAGGCGCTGTTCCACGGCGTGCCGGCGCTGCGCCTGACCCCGGTCGGCGGCGAGAGCGCGATCTACGGCCGCGACGGCCTGCTCGCGCATACCTTCATGCTCGGGCCGAACGGCGATTCCAACGGCTGCGTGTCGTTCAAGGACTATTACGCGTTCCTAGACGCCTACCGCAACAAGGGCATCCGCAAGCTCGCGGTACTGGCGCGGGTGGAGTGA
- a CDS encoding FecR domain-containing protein: protein MRGFARAGFIALAGSFLLIGSAAAQPAANAGCTAAPSAAGTQVWRCDNGITIVAESGARFELKDANRDGHIDSVELSSKALLVEVPKRPGGNPFKVLTPQAIAAVRGTKWAVDVAEAKTSVFVADGRVGVTRRARGRGVVLGPGEGVDVEAAGPLTVKTWGQPRVDALMARLGQ, encoded by the coding sequence ATGAGAGGGTTCGCGCGCGCAGGGTTTATTGCCCTGGCAGGATCGTTTCTGTTGATTGGATCTGCAGCTGCACAGCCTGCCGCCAATGCGGGCTGCACGGCAGCGCCGTCCGCCGCAGGCACGCAGGTGTGGCGCTGCGACAACGGCATCACGATCGTTGCCGAAAGCGGCGCCCGATTTGAACTTAAGGACGCCAACCGCGACGGACATATAGACTCCGTGGAGTTGAGCAGCAAAGCGCTGCTGGTCGAGGTGCCCAAGAGGCCCGGCGGCAATCCCTTCAAGGTGCTGACGCCGCAAGCGATCGCCGCCGTGCGCGGCACCAAATGGGCCGTCGATGTTGCCGAGGCAAAAACCTCCGTGTTCGTCGCCGACGGCCGTGTCGGCGTGACCCGCAGGGCTCGCGGACGCGGTGTCGTGCTAGGCCCCGGCGAAGGCGTCGATGTCGAGGCCGCCGGTCCGCTGACCGTCAAGACCTGGGGCCAGCCGCGCGTTGACGCGCTGATGGCAAGGCTCGGACAATAA
- a CDS encoding CHASE2 domain-containing protein has translation MSSRRVQILVALVLTALWGAGIYAGHANGHLRFLDRLEATLTDWRTQVRGVQHPPDLVTIVAIDDTVIKRGGSYPLPRADLARVVDTIVQFKPKVVAIDLLLVDRSAAIGDATLANTLATGPMVLAAAAIFPSASETVKPSSQGPLAVLPQAERFLLPLPAFADHAEVGVVNVATGQSGSPLSVPMLFRTRDKVELSFPLRVATRALDKPLTIAPDHLMLGERAVPTDTDFALPITYYGPRRTIRTVSAQSIFDGTLNRAAIENRIVVIGASVAGGGDFYPTPFDSLMPGVEVVSTAITHLVAGDGIVRDRKVHIADALTAILLPLLLVGLLAWRRSAPGIIAAAAVMMAWAGLNLFAFTHGVWLNAATTLAAAVPPVVVFAGVQLWAGGRRTQYLAAKSRSLAQFQAPAVQEWLARDPNFLSKPVRQDGAAVFIDLSGFTALSEKIDPDKLQDILEAFHVLIDKTAVDCGGMITSFLGDGAMILFGLPGAMPDDAARALKCSIELHRGAERWIASLPPEIGSRLGFKIGAHFGPIVASRLGESHQHITANGDTVNVASRLMEVAAQNNARLALTDTLLDAADFQDAPDGVLKGPLLTQVRGRAGIVTVWFWRDQNGPSQATARAEMID, from the coding sequence ATGAGTAGCCGACGCGTTCAGATCCTGGTGGCGCTCGTCCTCACCGCGCTGTGGGGCGCCGGCATCTATGCCGGCCACGCCAACGGTCATCTGCGCTTTCTCGATCGGCTCGAGGCAACGCTGACGGACTGGCGGACGCAGGTCCGCGGCGTGCAGCATCCCCCCGATCTCGTCACCATCGTCGCGATCGACGATACCGTCATCAAGCGTGGCGGCAGCTATCCGCTGCCGCGCGCCGATCTCGCCCGCGTGGTCGACACCATCGTGCAGTTCAAGCCAAAGGTGGTCGCGATCGACCTGCTGTTGGTCGATCGCAGCGCCGCGATCGGCGACGCAACGCTCGCCAACACGCTCGCCACCGGCCCGATGGTGCTCGCCGCCGCGGCGATCTTTCCGTCCGCCAGCGAGACCGTGAAGCCGAGCAGCCAGGGCCCCCTCGCCGTCCTGCCGCAGGCCGAGCGCTTCCTGCTGCCGTTGCCGGCGTTCGCCGACCACGCCGAGGTCGGCGTCGTCAACGTCGCTACGGGGCAATCAGGCTCGCCGCTGTCGGTGCCGATGCTGTTCCGCACGCGCGACAAGGTCGAGCTGTCGTTCCCCTTGCGCGTCGCAACGCGCGCGCTCGACAAGCCGCTGACGATCGCGCCGGATCATCTGATGCTGGGCGAGCGCGCGGTGCCGACCGACACCGACTTCGCGCTGCCGATCACCTATTACGGCCCGCGCAGGACCATCCGCACCGTCAGCGCGCAGAGCATCTTCGACGGCACGCTCAATCGCGCGGCGATCGAGAACCGGATCGTCGTGATCGGCGCCTCGGTCGCGGGCGGCGGCGACTTCTATCCGACGCCATTCGATTCCCTGATGCCCGGCGTCGAGGTGGTCTCGACCGCGATCACCCATCTCGTCGCAGGCGACGGCATCGTGCGCGACCGCAAGGTCCACATCGCCGACGCGCTCACCGCAATCCTGTTGCCGCTGCTGCTGGTGGGCCTGCTCGCGTGGCGACGCAGCGCGCCCGGCATCATAGCGGCCGCCGCGGTGATGATGGCTTGGGCCGGGCTCAATTTGTTCGCGTTCACGCATGGCGTCTGGCTGAATGCGGCGACCACGCTCGCGGCCGCTGTGCCTCCCGTCGTGGTCTTTGCCGGCGTGCAATTGTGGGCAGGAGGCCGCCGCACGCAATATCTCGCCGCCAAGAGCCGCTCCCTCGCGCAATTCCAGGCGCCCGCCGTGCAGGAATGGCTGGCGCGCGATCCGAATTTCCTGTCCAAGCCGGTCCGGCAGGACGGTGCCGCCGTGTTCATCGACCTCTCCGGCTTCACGGCGCTCAGCGAGAAGATCGATCCGGACAAGCTCCAGGACATCCTCGAGGCGTTCCATGTGCTGATCGACAAGACCGCGGTCGATTGCGGCGGCATGATCACCAGCTTTCTCGGCGATGGCGCGATGATCCTGTTCGGCCTGCCGGGCGCAATGCCCGATGACGCAGCGCGCGCGCTGAAATGTTCGATCGAGCTGCACCGCGGTGCCGAGCGCTGGATCGCGTCACTGCCACCCGAGATCGGCAGCCGGCTTGGTTTCAAGATCGGCGCGCATTTCGGTCCGATCGTCGCCTCCCGCCTCGGCGAGAGCCACCAGCACATCACGGCCAACGGCGACACCGTCAACGTCGCGAGCCGGCTGATGGAGGTCGCCGCCCAGAACAATGCGCGGCTCGCGCTGACCGATACGTTGCTGGATGCGGCAGACTTCCAAGACGCTCCCGACGGCGTGCTGAAGGGCCCCCTGCTCACGCAGGTCCGCGGTCGCGCCGGCATCGTGACGGTCTGGTTCTGGCGGGATCAGAACGGACCGAGCCAGGCTACCGCCAGGGCCGAGATGATCGACTGA